One window of the Salvia miltiorrhiza cultivar Shanhuang (shh) chromosome 6, IMPLAD_Smil_shh, whole genome shotgun sequence genome contains the following:
- the LOC130988266 gene encoding uncharacterized protein LOC130988266 isoform X1: protein MSRPMEEDAPAKNEEEEFNTGPLSVLMLSVKNNTQVLINCRNNKKLLGHVRAFDRHCNMVLENVREMWTEVCLYLGLLPYVYIFSIKLLTYSLCYWDMFLIPISNCIHYIGA, encoded by the exons GCGAAGAATGAGGAGGAGGAGTTCAACACTGGTCCACTTTCTGTCTTGATGTTGAGTGTTAAGAATAACACACAG GTGCTCATCAACTGCCGTAACAACAAAAAGCTTCTGGGCCATGTGAGGGCTTTTGATCGCCACTGCAACATGGTCCTCGAAAATGTCCGGGAGATGTGGACTGAGGTTTGTTTATATCTAGGACTGCTTCCATATGTCTATATATTCAGTATCAAATTGTTAACATATTCTTTATGCTACTGGGATATGTTTCTAATACCTATATCAAATTGTATCCATTACATAGGTGCCTAA
- the LOC130988266 gene encoding uncharacterized protein LOC130988266 isoform X2 produces MSRPMEEDAPAKNEEEEFNTGPLSVLMLSVKNNTQVLINCRNNKKLLGHVRAFDRHCNMVLENVREMWTEVPKTGKGKKKALPVNKDRFISKMFLRGDSVIIVLRNPK; encoded by the exons GCGAAGAATGAGGAGGAGGAGTTCAACACTGGTCCACTTTCTGTCTTGATGTTGAGTGTTAAGAATAACACACAG GTGCTCATCAACTGCCGTAACAACAAAAAGCTTCTGGGCCATGTGAGGGCTTTTGATCGCCACTGCAACATGGTCCTCGAAAATGTCCGGGAGATGTGGACTGAG GTGCCTAAGACTGGTAAAGGCAAAAAGAAAGCTCTTCCAGTTAACAAGGATCGTTTTATTAGCAAGATGTTCCTCCGAGGGGATTCCGTGATCATTGTCCTCAGAAATCCCAAGTGA